A genomic segment from Heptranchias perlo isolate sHepPer1 chromosome 18, sHepPer1.hap1, whole genome shotgun sequence encodes:
- the atp23 gene encoding mitochondrial inner membrane protease ATP23 homolog isoform X1, whose translation MDKGQGKAEEEEDYGYSLFPEHKTGKQKKGLLAESILTFNHKCQVMLRVALDTNPYAKLLVDAMKSSGCTIYKDRHFSCEDCDGTVSGGFDAEISQIVLCQNNIHQQQHMNRVVTHELIHSFDHCRAHVDWFHNLKHLACSEIRAANLSGECTFVNELSRFNFGLKQHHQKCVRERACRSILAVRKVSQETAEKAVDGVFDNCFNDLEPFGRIPHNKKDAKYAHRDFQNRNRYYSNL comes from the exons ATGGATAAAGGCCAGGgcaaggcggaggaggaggaggattacgGTTACAGTTTATTCCCTGAGCATAAGACTGGAAAACAAAAGAAAGGCCTGTTGGCGGAAAGTATCCTAACGTTCAACCACAAGTGTCAGGTGATGCTGAGGGTCGCCTTGGACACCA ATCCGTATGCAAAACTTCTCGTGGATGCCATGAAAAGCTCAGGATG CACTATTTATAAGGATCGTCACTTTTCCTGCGAAGACTGTGATGGAACAGTCAGTGGAGGTTTTGATGCTGAAATATCACAG ATTGTTTTATGCCAGAATAATATCCACCAGCAACAGCACATGAACCGGGTTGTGACCCATGAATTAATACATTCGTTTGATCACTGCCGTGCACATGTAGATTGGTTCCACAACTTAAAACACCTGGCCTGCTCAGAG ATTCGAGCTGCTAATCTCAGTGGCGAATGTACCTTTGTGAATGAATTGAGTCGATTCAATTTTGGTCTAAAACAACACCATCAA AAATGCGTGCGCGAGCGAGCCTGTCGTTCCATACTAGCTGTTCGCAAAGTCAGTCAAGAAACTGCAGAAAAAGCTGTTGATGGAGTTTTTGATAACTGCTTTAATGACCTCGAACCTTTTGGAAGAATTCCACACAATAAAAAGGATGCAAAGTACGCCCATAGGGATTTTCAGAACCGGAATCGATATTACTCGAATCTTTGA
- the atp23 gene encoding mitochondrial inner membrane protease ATP23 homolog isoform X2 yields the protein MNRVVTHELIHSFDHCRAHVDWFHNLKHLACSEIRAANLSGECTFVNELSRFNFGLKQHHQKCVRERACRSILAVRKVSQETAEKAVDGVFDNCFNDLEPFGRIPHNKKDAKYAHRDFQNRNRYYSNL from the exons ATGAACCGGGTTGTGACCCATGAATTAATACATTCGTTTGATCACTGCCGTGCACATGTAGATTGGTTCCACAACTTAAAACACCTGGCCTGCTCAGAG ATTCGAGCTGCTAATCTCAGTGGCGAATGTACCTTTGTGAATGAATTGAGTCGATTCAATTTTGGTCTAAAACAACACCATCAA AAATGCGTGCGCGAGCGAGCCTGTCGTTCCATACTAGCTGTTCGCAAAGTCAGTCAAGAAACTGCAGAAAAAGCTGTTGATGGAGTTTTTGATAACTGCTTTAATGACCTCGAACCTTTTGGAAGAATTCCACACAATAAAAAGGATGCAAAGTACGCCCATAGGGATTTTCAGAACCGGAATCGATATTACTCGAATCTTTGA